The Psychromonas sp. MME1 genome window below encodes:
- a CDS encoding CHAT domain-containing protein, with amino-acid sequence MNYSWIINCIFIVFSCGLQLGCASNTTKLAQDYLQADYIAVIEDAENSNTDTSNISAIMHAMICDSYLQLRQFNEFDNCIDSVVNSGINAEELRNSLIDSLDPINQIDFGGGYANNSGQKVDDERNNDLYIALLNLMRAERAFALGDVDRAYKFSSQSFKMSERLLGTRFIALHSKIQLRSLGLAAYTCQLLSNCRNKNEHQIILKNIYNSELDEVQRKDKNLITLWIMRYNLLASKYKDNIDIYEDISDQTGFEQSSKLILFNPVGLAMLSSISLVSGVNMFDVAGESFNQSSHQEQALYYLQKSYMGLGELDKAFAIQKKLISEINQASINSISYSLLNDHATILLYRGEIEQAITILKKAVEIVEAQRNSISSENGRIGFLGDKQAVYANLIDTLVTQGDFTAAFEYVERSKSRALVDMLTQRIDVSTVADNKKSYHSKSSFSFAKDGNSRGLKLIKTNNTTAQEKKLVTFGEQISFKKISETLKTGESYIEFYGYGDKWYNFLISQQGIKAFRLNSEIVKDVSFFRVLIEEGDVEKLKVVANRLYKELIEPLDLYLTNKNLTIIPHGLLHYLPFNALYDGNKYMVDKFDMRILPSASVLQYIINNKTDSEQLLALGNPDLGYAELSLPFAEVEVNEISNIIKDSDIFVKERATETKVKNSAGKYNMLHFASHGTFNSAIPLDSALLLAKDEQNDGVLTVRELYDMQLNVDLVTLSACETALGHIGNGDDVIGFTRGFLFAGASSIVSSLWQVDDEATYQLMIRFYKNLTTMNKREALAEAQRQLKATYPNPYYWSAFQLSGLAI; translated from the coding sequence ATGAACTATTCATGGATTATAAATTGTATTTTTATTGTTTTTTCATGCGGCTTGCAACTTGGATGCGCCTCTAACACAACCAAGCTGGCACAGGATTATCTTCAGGCAGATTATATTGCTGTTATAGAGGATGCTGAAAATAGTAATACCGATACATCAAATATTTCGGCCATTATGCATGCCATGATTTGTGATTCATATTTACAACTGCGTCAGTTTAATGAATTTGATAACTGTATTGACTCTGTCGTTAATAGTGGCATTAATGCTGAAGAGTTACGTAACTCATTAATTGACTCCCTCGATCCAATCAATCAAATTGATTTCGGAGGGGGATATGCTAATAACAGTGGACAAAAGGTAGATGATGAAAGAAACAACGATCTGTATATCGCTCTTTTAAACTTAATGCGAGCCGAGCGTGCTTTTGCTTTGGGGGATGTTGATAGAGCTTATAAATTCTCTTCACAGAGCTTTAAAATGAGTGAGAGGTTGTTGGGAACAAGGTTTATAGCTCTGCACAGCAAAATTCAATTAAGAAGCCTAGGGCTGGCAGCCTATACATGTCAATTGCTATCTAACTGCCGAAATAAAAATGAGCATCAAATAATATTAAAAAATATATATAACAGTGAGCTGGATGAGGTTCAGAGAAAAGATAAGAATTTGATTACATTATGGATTATGCGCTATAACCTATTGGCATCCAAATATAAAGATAACATTGATATATACGAAGATATTAGTGATCAAACCGGATTTGAACAATCTAGTAAATTAATTTTGTTTAATCCAGTCGGGCTAGCAATGCTGTCTTCTATATCGTTGGTTTCTGGTGTCAATATGTTTGATGTTGCTGGTGAATCATTTAATCAATCTTCCCACCAAGAGCAAGCTCTCTATTATCTGCAAAAATCATATATGGGATTAGGTGAGTTAGATAAGGCATTTGCTATTCAGAAGAAGCTTATCAGCGAAATAAATCAGGCATCAATAAACTCTATCTCTTATAGTTTACTTAATGATCATGCGACAATTTTACTTTATCGTGGAGAAATAGAACAGGCGATCACCATACTTAAGAAAGCTGTTGAAATTGTAGAGGCGCAGCGAAACTCTATTAGCTCTGAAAATGGACGTATCGGATTTCTGGGGGATAAGCAGGCTGTTTATGCTAACTTAATAGATACGCTAGTTACTCAAGGTGATTTTACGGCTGCCTTTGAATACGTGGAGCGTAGTAAGTCTCGAGCGTTGGTTGATATGTTGACCCAGAGAATTGATGTGTCTACAGTTGCTGATAATAAAAAATCCTATCATTCCAAGAGCTCCTTTAGTTTTGCTAAAGATGGAAATAGCAGGGGCTTAAAGCTAATTAAAACAAACAATACTACGGCTCAAGAGAAAAAATTGGTGACGTTTGGCGAGCAGATCAGCTTTAAGAAAATTAGTGAAACATTAAAAACAGGAGAAAGCTACATAGAGTTCTATGGTTATGGTGACAAATGGTATAATTTTTTGATTTCACAGCAAGGGATTAAGGCCTTCAGGCTCAACTCCGAGATCGTTAAAGATGTCTCTTTTTTTAGAGTGCTTATCGAAGAAGGTGATGTCGAAAAATTAAAGGTTGTAGCTAACCGTCTCTATAAAGAGCTTATCGAACCATTGGATCTATACTTAACGAACAAGAATTTAACCATTATTCCTCACGGTTTACTCCATTATCTACCGTTTAATGCACTGTATGATGGTAACAAATATATGGTAGATAAATTTGATATGCGTATATTGCCGAGTGCATCGGTATTGCAGTATATTATCAATAATAAAACCGATTCTGAACAGCTATTAGCTTTAGGCAACCCTGATTTGGGATATGCTGAATTATCACTCCCCTTTGCCGAAGTTGAAGTGAATGAGATTTCAAACATTATCAAAGATTCAGATATATTCGTAAAAGAACGGGCAACAGAGACTAAGGTCAAAAATAGTGCTGGTAAATATAACATGTTGCATTTTGCTTCTCACGGTACCTTTAATAGTGCAATTCCTCTGGACTCCGCGCTGTTATTAGCTAAAGACGAACAGAATGATGGAGTGCTTACGGTCAGAGAACTTTACGATATGCAGTTAAATGTAGACTTAGTTACTTTATCAGCCTGTGAGACGGCGCTAGGGCATATCGGTAATGGTGACGATGTAATTGGCTTTACCCGAGGGTTTTTATTTGCCGGAGCGAGCAGTATTGTTTCAAGCCTGTGGCAAGTGGATGATGAAGCAACGTATCAGTTGATGATTCGTTTCTATAAAAATCTCACAACGATGAATAAGCGTGAAGCGTTAGCCGAAGCCCAGAGGCAACTTAAAGCGACGTATCCGAACCCATATTACTGGTCAGCATTTCAATTAAGCGGTCTGGCTATTTAA
- the rlmM gene encoding 23S rRNA (cytidine(2498)-2'-O)-methyltransferase RlmM, producing MLGILLYCRPGFENDCANEIQDKAAALEIFGFIKTKRNSGYVFYQCYNGEEVEKLLKGLNYKQLIFARQLIAVQEFVDNLPLDDRISPILQVTRNMPLGGDLYVETPEGDETKPLLTFCRKFTVPLRQALKKQNSLTAKENRKKICYHLCFLDNQSAFIGFSLPNNRSEFYMGIARLRSPSEAPSRSTLKLDEAIQIFLTPEEQVERLHSGMRAVDLGACPGGWTYQLVRRGMFVTAIDNGAMAQSLMDTGQVTHYMVDGFKYEPERKNIDWLVCDMIEKPKRVAKLMAKWLIEGWCKEAIFNLKLPMKKRYQEAAADIKILTDMINDAGLEYELQAKHLYHDREEITVHISLQGNVWGKQLGNS from the coding sequence ATGTTAGGAATTTTACTATACTGCCGCCCTGGCTTTGAAAATGATTGCGCTAACGAAATACAAGATAAAGCTGCTGCATTGGAAATATTTGGTTTTATAAAAACGAAACGTAATAGTGGTTATGTCTTTTATCAATGCTACAACGGTGAAGAAGTTGAAAAGCTATTAAAGGGTCTTAATTACAAACAGTTGATTTTTGCGCGTCAATTAATTGCAGTGCAAGAGTTTGTTGATAATTTACCATTAGATGACCGCATATCACCTATTTTACAGGTAACACGTAATATGCCCTTAGGTGGCGACCTTTATGTTGAAACCCCTGAGGGCGATGAGACTAAACCATTGCTTACTTTTTGCCGTAAATTTACCGTGCCACTGCGACAAGCCCTTAAAAAGCAAAATAGTTTAACGGCCAAAGAAAATCGTAAAAAAATTTGTTATCACCTCTGTTTTTTAGATAATCAATCGGCTTTTATTGGCTTCTCTCTGCCAAATAATCGCAGCGAATTTTATATGGGTATTGCCCGTTTACGTTCACCAAGTGAAGCGCCAAGTCGCTCAACTCTGAAGCTTGATGAAGCGATTCAAATTTTCTTAACCCCTGAAGAACAAGTGGAACGTTTGCATTCAGGGATGCGAGCAGTTGATCTTGGCGCTTGTCCGGGTGGGTGGACATACCAGCTAGTACGTCGGGGAATGTTTGTTACTGCCATTGACAATGGTGCGATGGCACAAAGTTTAATGGATACAGGGCAAGTGACGCACTATATGGTAGATGGCTTTAAATATGAGCCAGAGCGCAAAAATATAGACTGGTTAGTTTGTGACATGATTGAAAAACCAAAACGTGTCGCAAAACTAATGGCTAAATGGCTGATTGAAGGTTGGTGCAAAGAGGCTATTTTTAACCTTAAACTTCCCATGAAAAAACGTTATCAAGAAGCTGCAGCAGATATTAAGATATTAACCGATATGATAAATGATGCGGGCTTAGAGTATGAATTGCAGGCAAAACATCTTTACCATGATCGGGAAGAAATCACTGTTCATATTAGTTTACAGGGGAATGTTTGGGGCAAACAGCTAGGTAATAGCTGA
- a CDS encoding DUF423 domain-containing protein, with product MSNLHTISTIPVMTRWFMIFASLLGALGVASGAYASHGLSNWASPEQVDIFKTAVSYQLFHTLTLLFVCLFSLFYQSTMLLVSQFCFTFGIILFSGSLYCYVFTGVKVLGAITPVGGLLLISAWLLLGLSLFFKPCQR from the coding sequence ATGAGCAACTTACATACAATTAGCACTATACCAGTGATGACTCGCTGGTTTATGATTTTCGCTTCTCTGCTTGGTGCTCTGGGTGTCGCCAGTGGCGCCTATGCGAGTCATGGTTTATCTAATTGGGCGAGTCCCGAACAAGTTGATATTTTCAAAACAGCCGTGAGTTATCAGTTATTTCATACGCTTACTTTGCTCTTTGTCTGTTTATTCTCCCTTTTTTACCAATCTACCATGTTGTTGGTGAGCCAGTTTTGTTTCACCTTTGGCATTATCCTATTTAGTGGGAGCTTGTATTGTTATGTGTTCACGGGCGTTAAGGTATTAGGGGCAATAACACCCGTTGGTGGGCTGTTATTGATCTCGGCTTGGTTGTTACTTGGGCTTTCTCTCTTTTTTAAACCATGCCAACGTTAA
- the kdsA gene encoding 3-deoxy-8-phosphooctulonate synthase, whose amino-acid sequence MKQKIVKVANIDVSNDTPFVLFGGMNVLESRDLAMKMVETYVEVTSKLNIPYVFKASFDKANRSSIHSFRGPGLEEGIRIFEEIKKTFNVPIITDVHEPYQAKPVAEVVDVIQLPAFLSRQTDLVQAMAETNAVINVKKAQFLAPHEMQHIITKFNEAGNDKIILCERGSCFGYNNLVVDMLGFSTMKETGYPVIFDVTHSLQKPGARTDSADGRRSQVVQLGLAGMSQGIAGLFLESHPDPSNAKCDGPCALPLDKLMPFLSQMKQMDELAKSLDVIVTE is encoded by the coding sequence ATGAAACAAAAAATAGTAAAAGTTGCCAATATTGACGTCTCCAATGACACTCCATTTGTCTTATTTGGTGGCATGAATGTTTTAGAGTCCCGCGACTTGGCGATGAAAATGGTTGAAACCTATGTTGAAGTGACATCTAAGTTAAATATACCTTATGTTTTTAAAGCTTCCTTTGATAAAGCCAATCGTTCTTCTATTCATAGTTTTCGAGGCCCTGGTTTAGAAGAGGGGATACGTATCTTTGAAGAGATTAAAAAAACGTTTAATGTGCCTATTATTACTGATGTACATGAACCATACCAAGCAAAACCCGTTGCTGAAGTGGTTGATGTTATTCAATTACCTGCATTTTTAAGTCGTCAAACCGACCTGGTACAAGCAATGGCTGAAACAAATGCGGTTATTAATGTCAAAAAAGCACAATTTTTGGCGCCACATGAAATGCAGCATATTATTACCAAATTTAATGAAGCCGGTAATGATAAGATCATTTTGTGTGAACGTGGTAGTTGTTTTGGCTACAATAACCTAGTTGTTGATATGCTTGGTTTTAGTACTATGAAAGAAACTGGTTACCCGGTTATTTTTGATGTCACACACTCATTACAGAAACCGGGTGCTCGAACGGATAGTGCTGATGGTCGACGTAGTCAAGTTGTACAACTTGGTTTAGCTGGGATGTCACAGGGCATTGCAGGACTATTTTTAGAGTCTCATCCAGATCCTAGTAATGCAAAATGTGATGGCCCCTGTGCATTGCCTTTGGATAAATTAATGCCATTCCTTTCGCAAATGAAACAGATGGATGAATTGGCGAAAAGTTTAGATGTTATCGTTACTGAATAG
- a CDS encoding SirB1 family protein, translated as MNIELNNKNNYAVINEQFDFDSCSLIDAAMMVESELTGVPIKKCQDELTLQHIVIKSKLSTYQAVDKDKLQAFLEIIYKQQAFTGDWQSFFDVKNALISKVLSRRKGIPISLGIILLDLLAHCDFEVQGICFPSGFLIRICLDDELLYLDPFTGELQSWEMLELKLRGQLGNHARLTLDLLKPDSNKSILMRLINVTKAAYIQADMLNLALLCSDILLRMEPNDAYEVRDRGFLFQQLDCYNLASTDFQYFIEQFPEDPLAALLKQQIKKMQFDQQMQVIH; from the coding sequence GTGAATATTGAGCTTAATAATAAAAATAACTATGCTGTTATTAATGAACAGTTTGATTTTGATAGTTGTTCTTTAATTGATGCAGCGATGATGGTTGAGTCTGAACTGACGGGTGTTCCCATAAAAAAATGCCAAGATGAATTAACGCTGCAACATATAGTAATTAAGTCTAAACTTTCTACTTATCAGGCTGTCGATAAAGATAAGTTACAAGCATTCTTGGAAATAATTTATAAGCAGCAAGCATTTACTGGTGATTGGCAATCATTTTTTGATGTGAAAAATGCACTCATTTCAAAGGTTTTATCGCGTCGCAAAGGTATTCCTATTAGTTTAGGGATCATACTATTAGATTTATTAGCGCATTGTGACTTCGAGGTGCAGGGGATTTGTTTCCCGAGTGGTTTTTTAATTCGTATTTGTCTTGACGATGAACTCCTCTATCTTGACCCCTTTACCGGAGAGTTACAATCCTGGGAAATGTTAGAGCTAAAACTGCGTGGGCAATTGGGCAATCATGCGCGATTAACCTTAGATTTATTAAAGCCAGATAGTAACAAAAGTATTTTAATGCGCTTAATTAATGTGACAAAAGCAGCCTATATTCAAGCTGATATGTTGAATTTAGCGCTTTTATGTAGCGATATTTTACTACGTATGGAACCCAATGATGCCTACGAGGTTCGCGATCGAGGCTTTCTGTTTCAACAGTTAGATTGTTACAATTTGGCGAGTACTGATTTTCAATATTTTATAGAGCAATTTCCAGAAGATCCGCTTGCTGCGCTTTTAAAACAGCAGATAAAAAAAATGCAATTCGATCAACAGATGCAAGTGATCCACTAA
- a CDS encoding SirB2 family protein, whose product MYNILKHTHFTFILLAVVLFILNFYWLKSGHKNSQKPIFKKMLLHTHLAILVLGLCLMGYLHINPLAESSYWLLEKIVAFAAYLLLVSVALNDKKRAGMQYLAFIGAFGWLFCIAGLAFGKQAIILVG is encoded by the coding sequence ATGTATAACATTTTAAAACATACCCATTTTACTTTTATATTACTAGCAGTGGTGCTATTTATTCTTAATTTTTACTGGTTGAAATCGGGCCATAAAAATTCACAAAAACCGATATTCAAGAAAATGCTATTGCATACACATCTCGCGATTTTAGTGTTAGGTTTATGTTTAATGGGTTATTTACATATTAATCCATTGGCAGAATCTAGTTATTGGTTACTTGAAAAAATAGTAGCATTTGCGGCTTACCTATTATTAGTTTCTGTGGCATTAAATGATAAAAAGCGAGCAGGTATGCAATATCTTGCTTTTATAGGGGCATTTGGTTGGCTGTTCTGTATAGCTGGCTTGGCATTTGGTAAACAAGCAATTATATTGGTTGGATAG
- the prmC gene encoding peptide chain release factor N(5)-glutamine methyltransferase, giving the protein MRIDDALIWAQYTLVNSDTPLLDAQVLLAFVLGKETVYLLTWPERDLTREQKEQFETLISQRVNGVPVAHLTGIREFWSLPLMVNNSTLIPRPDTEVLVESVLAEYAIEAKIRILDLGTGTGAIILALASELPKASCFGVDFSADAVNLAKQNAQQLAINNVQFQKSDWFKNVTGKFDVIVSNPPYIDAQDRHLQKGDVRFEPLSALVADNHGLADIQRIAEQAPDYLNDGGYLFIEHGYDQANAVTAMLTKLAYSQIRTVKDYGDNDRITVAVFSKKQ; this is encoded by the coding sequence TTGCGTATCGATGATGCATTGATATGGGCGCAATATACATTAGTGAATAGCGACACGCCTTTGTTAGATGCACAGGTGCTGTTAGCTTTTGTTCTTGGTAAGGAGACCGTTTATTTACTAACATGGCCTGAGCGTGATTTAACGCGTGAGCAAAAAGAGCAATTTGAAACATTAATTAGCCAACGTGTTAATGGTGTACCCGTTGCTCATTTAACGGGCATTCGTGAATTTTGGTCTTTGCCACTGATGGTGAATAATAGTACTTTGATCCCTCGCCCTGATACAGAGGTGCTCGTTGAATCAGTATTAGCGGAATATGCGATAGAGGCAAAAATCCGCATATTAGATTTGGGCACCGGGACGGGAGCTATCATTTTAGCCTTGGCGAGTGAATTGCCTAAAGCGAGTTGTTTTGGTGTTGACTTTAGTGCTGACGCGGTTAATTTGGCGAAACAAAATGCGCAGCAGTTAGCTATCAATAATGTGCAATTTCAGAAGAGTGATTGGTTTAAAAATGTCACTGGAAAATTTGACGTTATTGTTAGTAACCCCCCCTATATAGATGCACAAGATAGACATCTACAAAAGGGGGATGTGCGTTTTGAGCCATTATCCGCATTGGTGGCTGATAATCATGGCTTAGCCGATATTCAAAGGATAGCTGAACAAGCGCCCGATTATCTAAATGATGGCGGCTATTTATTTATAGAGCATGGATATGATCAAGCTAATGCAGTTACCGCTATGTTAACAAAATTAGCTTATTCACAAATACGTACCGTGAAAGATTACGGTGATAATGACCGTATTACGGTGGCTGTTTTTAGCAAAAAACAATAA
- the prfA gene encoding peptide chain release factor 1 yields the protein MKASIITKLEGLVERYEEVQALLGDADTINDQNKYRELTKEYSQLEVVVNSFKAYQGAVEDLEAAELMINDDDADMREMAKEEVKEAKSALERLAAELQILLLPKDPNDDRNCYIEIRAGAGGDEAAIFAGNLFRMYSKYIDMKGWRIEVMNSNVSEQGGFKELIAKIDGEGAYGIMKFESGGHRVQRVPETESQGRIHTSACTVVVMPEIPEAEAISINPADLKIDTFRASGAGGQHVNKTDSAIRITHLPTGTVVECQDQRSQHKNRAQAMSVLQARLQQAEDEKNSAEEQTIRRSLVASGDRSERIRTYNYPQGRVSDHRINLTLYRLNEILEGDLDALLQPILQEDQADKLAALSQGAF from the coding sequence ATGAAAGCATCAATAATCACCAAATTAGAAGGGTTGGTTGAACGTTATGAGGAGGTACAAGCCTTATTGGGTGACGCCGATACGATCAACGATCAAAACAAATATCGTGAATTAACGAAAGAGTATTCCCAGTTAGAAGTGGTTGTTAACTCTTTTAAAGCATATCAAGGGGCCGTTGAAGACCTTGAAGCCGCTGAGTTAATGATTAATGATGATGATGCCGATATGCGCGAGATGGCAAAAGAGGAAGTTAAAGAAGCTAAATCTGCGCTGGAGCGATTAGCTGCTGAATTGCAAATATTACTGCTGCCAAAAGATCCCAATGATGATCGTAATTGTTATATTGAAATTAGAGCCGGCGCGGGGGGGGATGAGGCGGCAATTTTTGCGGGTAATCTATTTCGTATGTACAGCAAATACATTGATATGAAAGGTTGGCGTATTGAGGTGATGAATAGCAATGTCAGTGAGCAAGGTGGTTTTAAAGAGCTGATTGCTAAAATTGATGGCGAAGGCGCTTACGGAATCATGAAGTTTGAATCTGGTGGTCATCGTGTACAGCGTGTTCCTGAAACCGAATCGCAAGGACGTATCCATACGTCTGCCTGTACTGTGGTGGTGATGCCTGAAATTCCAGAAGCTGAAGCTATCTCAATAAACCCTGCCGATTTAAAAATAGATACTTTCCGCGCATCGGGTGCGGGTGGTCAGCACGTTAATAAAACGGATTCTGCTATTCGTATTACCCATTTGCCAACGGGAACGGTAGTAGAGTGTCAGGATCAACGGTCGCAACATAAAAATAGAGCGCAGGCAATGTCTGTGTTGCAAGCTCGTTTACAACAAGCTGAAGATGAAAAAAACAGTGCTGAAGAGCAAACTATTCGTCGCAGTCTTGTTGCAAGCGGTGACCGTAGTGAACGTATTCGCACTTATAATTATCCGCAAGGACGTGTTAGTGATCACCGTATCAATTTGACTTTATATCGCTTAAACGAAATATTAGAGGGTGATTTAGATGCCTTATTGCAACCAATTTTGCAAGAAGATCAGGCAGATAAACTGGCTGCATTGTCACAGGGGGCATTTTAA
- the hemA gene encoding glutamyl-tRNA reductase — protein MSLFALGINHQTAPVSLREKIAFSPERLVDAYQQLLALDSIKEAVIISTCNRTEIYCYLNGDLALQVTEWLCSYHQVEHAQLVASLYCYQDDRAVQHLFRVACGLDSLVLGEPQILGQIKQAFATASHMGAVKKIINKWFHYTFTVAKRVRTETQIGANAISVAFAAVRLAQQIFSDLSKSRVLLIGAGETIELVGKYLIDHNVPNITIANRTLSRATNLVEQFAAKAITLGEIPNHLAEADIVISSTASPLPIIGKGMVESALKKRRYQPMLFIDIAVPRDIEFEVAELRDVYLYSVDDLHGIIEENKQARQEAAIEAEKIIDASIVEFSHWLESLKAVESIRCYRRNSEQLRDQLLARAQLALLNGGDPAQLLNELAYKLTNKLIHHPSQALTKVSQSGDDDELQLLRVALGLIAPE, from the coding sequence ATGTCTCTATTTGCGTTAGGAATTAATCATCAAACTGCCCCTGTCTCATTGCGTGAAAAAATTGCTTTTTCACCTGAACGGTTGGTGGATGCTTATCAACAATTGCTAGCGTTAGATTCAATTAAAGAAGCGGTTATTATTTCAACCTGTAATAGAACGGAAATTTATTGTTATCTTAATGGCGATCTCGCTCTGCAGGTAACCGAGTGGCTCTGTTCTTATCATCAAGTTGAGCATGCTCAACTAGTTGCAAGTTTGTATTGTTATCAAGATGATCGCGCTGTACAGCATCTTTTTCGTGTCGCCTGTGGACTCGACTCATTAGTGCTTGGGGAACCGCAAATTCTTGGGCAAATAAAGCAAGCCTTTGCAACGGCGAGCCACATGGGAGCCGTGAAAAAAATCATTAATAAGTGGTTTCATTATACCTTTACTGTCGCCAAGCGAGTCAGAACAGAAACGCAAATTGGTGCCAATGCTATTTCGGTCGCTTTTGCTGCCGTACGATTGGCACAACAAATTTTTAGTGATTTATCCAAAAGTCGGGTTTTATTAATCGGGGCTGGTGAAACGATTGAGTTAGTTGGGAAATATTTAATCGATCACAATGTGCCTAATATTACCATTGCTAATCGTACACTATCGCGAGCAACAAATTTAGTTGAACAGTTTGCTGCAAAAGCGATTACCTTGGGAGAAATACCGAACCACTTAGCTGAAGCGGATATTGTTATCTCTTCAACCGCTAGTCCTCTTCCTATTATTGGTAAAGGTATGGTGGAAAGTGCGTTAAAAAAGCGCCGTTATCAACCTATGTTGTTTATTGATATAGCCGTTCCTCGCGATATCGAGTTTGAAGTGGCTGAATTACGCGACGTTTATCTTTACAGTGTCGATGATTTACACGGTATTATTGAGGAAAATAAACAGGCACGCCAAGAGGCAGCTATTGAAGCTGAAAAAATAATCGATGCGAGTATTGTTGAATTTAGTCACTGGCTAGAATCATTAAAGGCTGTAGAGAGTATTCGCTGCTATCGTCGTAACAGTGAACAATTGCGAGATCAACTATTAGCTCGTGCTCAGCTTGCCTTGCTTAATGGTGGAGATCCCGCACAATTATTAAATGAATTGGCCTATAAGCTAACCAATAAATTGATACATCATCCGAGTCAGGCATTAACAAAAGTTAGCCAGTCGGGTGATGATGACGAATTACAATTACTACGTGTAGCACTTGGTTTAATTGCACCGGAATAG